The proteins below come from a single Serratia fonticola genomic window:
- a CDS encoding class A beta-lactamase FONA-1 has protein sequence MIKNTLRKTTLMVATVMPLLFGSAPLWAQTANAKANIQQQLSELEKSSGGRLGVALIDTADNSQILYRGDERFPMCSTSKVMAVSALLKQSETDKNLLAKRMEIKQSDLVNYNPIAEKHLDTGMTLAEFSAATIQYSDNTAMNKILEHLGGPAKVTEFARTIGDKTFRLDRTEPTLNTAIPGDERDTSSPLAMAKSLQNLTLGKALGEPQRAQLVEWMKGNTTGGASIRAGLPTTWIVGDKTGSGDYGTTNDIAVIWPANHAPLVLVTYFTQPQQNAEARKDVLAAAAKIVTEGL, from the coding sequence ATGATTAAAAATACACTACGTAAAACCACCCTGATGGTGGCTACGGTTATGCCGTTGCTGTTCGGTAGCGCACCGCTATGGGCGCAAACTGCTAATGCCAAGGCGAATATTCAGCAGCAACTGTCTGAGCTGGAGAAAAGCTCCGGTGGCCGCCTGGGCGTGGCGCTGATCGATACCGCCGATAATTCGCAGATCCTGTATCGCGGGGATGAACGTTTTCCTATGTGCAGCACCAGCAAGGTGATGGCGGTGTCGGCGTTGTTAAAACAGAGCGAGACGGATAAAAATCTTTTGGCTAAGCGGATGGAAATCAAGCAATCCGATCTGGTCAACTACAACCCGATCGCCGAAAAACACCTGGATACCGGGATGACCCTGGCCGAGTTCAGCGCCGCCACCATCCAGTACAGTGACAACACGGCGATGAACAAAATCCTTGAGCATCTTGGCGGCCCGGCAAAAGTAACAGAATTTGCGCGTACCATCGGCGATAAAACCTTCCGTCTTGATCGTACCGAGCCCACCTTGAATACCGCCATTCCGGGTGATGAACGTGACACGAGTTCGCCGCTGGCGATGGCAAAAAGCCTGCAAAACCTGACCTTGGGCAAGGCGCTGGGTGAACCACAGCGTGCTCAACTGGTTGAATGGATGAAGGGGAATACTACCGGCGGAGCCAGCATTCGCGCAGGTCTGCCAACCACGTGGATAGTCGGTGATAAAACCGGCAGCGGTGATTACGGTACCACTAACGATATCGCCGTGATTTGGCCAGCTAACCACGCACCGTTGGTGTTGGTGACCTATTTCACGCAGCCACAGCAGAATGCCGAAGCCCGCAAAGACGTGTTGGCTGCGGCTGCTAAAATTGTTACCGAAGGTCTTTAA